The following are encoded together in the Variovorax sp. PBS-H4 genome:
- a CDS encoding branched-chain amino acid ABC transporter permease — protein sequence MELSFLIQLLINGLVIGVIYALIAMGLSLIFGVLEIVNFAHGEFYMLGAMLAYFLAGQLGIGYWPTIIAVVLAAVCLGYVLYEALLRSVSGQSFERSILLTLGLSMVLQNGAVYLFTTTPKMLQSSYTYANVVLGDVRVPLLRLFALGLGLAAFVMLYLILHRTQVGKAMRGVAQNREAATMVGIDARAVSRLAVAIGIGLSGLAGAALAPIYAVHPLMGFAFVFKAFAIIIIGGLGNVSGAAIAAVSLGVLESLIGGFLPQVMVDGFAFGAMILILLIKPEGLFGRGVRV from the coding sequence GTGGAACTCAGCTTTCTCATTCAACTCCTCATCAACGGGTTGGTCATCGGCGTGATCTACGCGCTGATCGCCATGGGCCTGTCGCTCATCTTCGGCGTGCTGGAAATAGTGAACTTCGCGCACGGCGAGTTCTACATGCTGGGCGCGATGCTGGCGTACTTCCTGGCGGGCCAGCTCGGCATCGGCTACTGGCCCACCATCATCGCCGTGGTGCTGGCTGCCGTCTGCCTGGGCTACGTGCTGTACGAGGCGCTGCTGCGCTCCGTCAGCGGCCAGAGCTTCGAGCGGAGCATCCTGCTGACTCTCGGCCTGTCGATGGTGCTGCAGAACGGCGCCGTCTACCTCTTCACCACCACGCCCAAGATGCTGCAGAGCAGCTACACCTACGCCAACGTGGTGCTCGGCGACGTCCGGGTGCCGCTGCTGCGGCTGTTCGCGCTGGGGCTCGGGCTCGCCGCCTTCGTGATGCTTTACCTGATCCTTCACCGCACGCAGGTCGGCAAGGCCATGCGCGGCGTGGCCCAGAACCGCGAGGCCGCGACCATGGTGGGCATCGACGCACGCGCGGTCTCGAGGCTGGCGGTCGCCATCGGCATCGGGCTGTCCGGCCTCGCCGGCGCGGCGCTCGCTCCGATCTACGCGGTGCATCCGCTGATGGGATTCGCGTTCGTGTTCAAGGCCTTCGCGATCATCATCATCGGCGGGCTCGGGAACGTCTCGGGCGCAGCGATCGCCGCCGTTTCGCTCGGCGTCCTCGAAAGCCTGATCGGCGGCTTCCTGCCACAGGTGATGGTCGACGGCTTCGCCTTCGGCGCCATGATCCTCATCCTGCTCATCAAGCCCGAGGGACTCTTCGGCCGCGGGGTTCGCGTATGA
- a CDS encoding branched-chain amino acid ABC transporter permease: MTRPVAWLAVAAGLLALFALPSFTANEYLLALGVSFAAFSVLSGGLNLVYGYTGLLSFAQVGFFGLGAYTAALTVTELDWSLWWGALAGGALAAAVGLGIGYSSLRLSRHAFAIVTLSFALLCMIVSRDWVSLTRGAMGIPGLPVPSLDLPGGIHWRLNKPSDFYYLLMGFAVLSHALIYLVVSSRLGRALRAIKLNEPLAQSQGINPLGYKLLAVTLSAFLAGVLGAFFVFYLTIADPSLFDFYYTETMLIMVILGGPGSFWGVLFATAVLSALPDLLRFTTDLRMVLYGLILIAAMLVFPGGIGGWFERRRIARWRNRPYGDPADRTSAGKRLPEPGQ, from the coding sequence ATGACGCGGCCGGTCGCATGGCTGGCCGTGGCGGCCGGGCTGCTGGCGCTGTTCGCCCTGCCCTCCTTCACCGCCAATGAATACCTGCTGGCGCTCGGTGTCAGCTTCGCTGCCTTCTCCGTGCTCTCGGGCGGACTCAACCTGGTGTACGGCTACACCGGCCTGCTTTCCTTCGCGCAGGTGGGCTTCTTCGGCCTGGGTGCCTACACGGCGGCCCTGACGGTCACCGAACTGGACTGGTCGCTCTGGTGGGGCGCGCTGGCAGGCGGGGCGCTGGCGGCGGCCGTGGGCCTGGGCATCGGCTACTCGTCGCTGCGGCTGTCGCGCCACGCCTTCGCGATCGTGACGCTGAGCTTCGCGCTGCTTTGCATGATCGTCTCTCGCGACTGGGTGTCGCTCACGCGTGGCGCGATGGGCATCCCGGGCCTCCCGGTGCCCTCGCTCGACCTGCCGGGCGGCATCCACTGGCGGCTGAACAAGCCCTCGGACTTCTACTACCTGCTGATGGGCTTCGCGGTGCTGAGCCATGCGCTGATCTACCTGGTGGTGAGCTCGCGCCTGGGCCGCGCGCTGCGCGCCATCAAGCTGAACGAGCCGCTGGCGCAATCGCAGGGCATCAATCCACTCGGCTACAAGCTGCTCGCCGTCACGCTGTCGGCCTTCCTGGCCGGCGTGCTGGGGGCCTTTTTCGTCTTCTACCTGACCATTGCCGACCCGTCGCTGTTCGACTTCTACTACACCGAAACCATGCTGATCATGGTCATCCTCGGCGGGCCAGGCAGCTTCTGGGGCGTGCTCTTCGCGACCGCCGTCCTGTCGGCACTGCCCGACCTGCTGCGCTTCACCACCGACCTGCGCATGGTGCTCTACGGCCTGATCCTCATCGCGGCCATGCTGGTGTTTCCGGGCGGCATCGGCGGCTGGTTCGAGCGGCGGCGCATCGCGCGCTGGCGCAACCGCCCCTACGGCGATCCGGCCGACCGGACCAGCGCAGGCAAGCGCCTTCCGGAGCCAGGCCAGTGA
- a CDS encoding ABC transporter ATP-binding protein produces MSTNPPLLEVRGLTKRYLGLTAVDRLDYQVEAGSIVGLIGPNGSGKSTSIDCISGFQRADEGEWFLEGKPLAGLLPHRIARAGLTRTFQTVRAYDDMSLLDNLRVAAQESDGCGWLASLRRSRAVRDKEAAAARRGRELLDTVGLLAYADAPAAILSYGQRKLLAIAASMMARPRLVVLDEPVAGVNPTMVRHIETVIRKLNAEGVTLVIVEHNVDFIMNLCQRVVVLESGRKIADGAPGLIRSDPRVLAAYLGKQGAEAEAGHV; encoded by the coding sequence GTGAGCACGAATCCACCCCTGCTGGAAGTGCGCGGCCTCACCAAGCGCTACCTGGGCCTCACGGCCGTGGACCGCCTCGACTACCAGGTCGAAGCCGGCTCCATCGTGGGACTCATCGGCCCCAACGGATCGGGCAAGAGCACCAGCATCGACTGCATCAGCGGCTTTCAGCGTGCCGATGAAGGCGAATGGTTCCTCGAGGGCAAGCCGCTGGCCGGCCTGTTGCCGCACAGGATCGCGCGTGCCGGCCTCACGCGCACCTTCCAGACGGTGCGCGCCTACGACGACATGAGCCTGCTCGACAACCTGCGCGTTGCCGCGCAGGAGAGCGACGGCTGCGGGTGGCTCGCTTCGTTGCGCCGCAGCCGGGCGGTGCGCGACAAGGAGGCTGCCGCCGCGCGTCGGGGCCGCGAGTTGCTGGACACCGTGGGACTGCTGGCCTATGCGGACGCACCCGCCGCGATCCTCTCGTATGGCCAGCGCAAGCTGCTCGCGATCGCGGCGAGCATGATGGCCCGGCCGCGCCTGGTGGTGCTCGATGAACCGGTGGCCGGCGTCAACCCGACCATGGTGCGGCACATCGAGACCGTGATCCGAAAGCTCAACGCCGAGGGCGTGACGCTGGTGATCGTGGAACACAACGTCGACTTCATCATGAATCTCTGCCAGCGCGTCGTCGTCCTCGAATCGGGCCGCAAGATCGCGGACGGGGCGCCTGGCCTCATCCGCAGCGACCCGCGCGTCCTCGCCGCCTACCTCGGCAAGCAAGGCGCGGAAGCCGAGGCCGGCCATGTCTGA
- a CDS encoding ABC transporter ATP-binding protein produces MSEPQVRQPLLEFDALSAGYGDNPIVRDFSARIDSGSITTIIGPNGAGKSTLLKAVYGLNRHFSGSLRFAGEAIEQLSSRERLRRGIGFVPQGRCNFPLMTVRENLELGAYTLKGAAVAQAMERVIEQFPMLGAKLKVLAGNLSGGEQQVLETAMVLEAQPRLLLLDEPSLGLSPGNQDQIFDSIATLRSNGLTVLVVEQNAHGALQISDTGIVMELGRLFLMKSAAEVISDPRIKVAYLGGSAA; encoded by the coding sequence ATGTCTGAGCCGCAGGTACGCCAGCCGCTGCTCGAATTCGATGCCCTCTCCGCCGGCTACGGAGACAATCCGATCGTGCGCGACTTCAGCGCCCGCATCGACAGCGGCAGCATCACGACGATCATCGGCCCCAACGGCGCCGGCAAGTCGACCTTGCTCAAGGCGGTGTACGGGCTCAACCGCCACTTCAGCGGGAGCCTGCGTTTTGCAGGAGAGGCCATCGAGCAGCTGTCCTCGCGCGAGCGGCTGCGGCGCGGCATCGGTTTCGTGCCGCAGGGGCGCTGCAACTTTCCGCTGATGACGGTGCGGGAGAACCTGGAGCTCGGCGCCTACACGCTGAAGGGAGCCGCCGTTGCGCAGGCCATGGAGCGCGTGATCGAACAGTTCCCCATGCTCGGTGCCAAGCTCAAGGTGCTGGCAGGCAATCTCAGCGGCGGCGAGCAGCAGGTGCTCGAGACCGCGATGGTGCTCGAGGCGCAACCCCGCCTGCTGCTGCTGGACGAGCCCTCGCTGGGCCTGTCGCCGGGCAACCAGGACCAGATCTTCGATTCGATCGCCACCCTGCGCAGCAACGGCCTCACCGTGCTGGTGGTGGAGCAGAACGCGCACGGCGCGCTGCAGATCTCCGACACCGGCATCGTCATGGAACTGGGGCGCCTCTTCCTGATGAAGAGCGCGGCCGAGGTGATCTCGGACCCGCGCATCAAGGTGGCCTACCTGGGCGGCTCGGCGGCCTGA